In the genome of Flavobacteriaceae bacterium YJPT1-3, the window GGGTCCGGAGAATTGGGAGATGGTTGAGGAGATGGCCGATATCCTTGGAGCGGCAACAGCCTGCTCCAAACCGGTTTCTGATCTAGGCTGGAGACCACATAGTGAACACGTGGGACAGACCGGAAAACCGGTAGCCGCTAATTTGTACATCGCTATTGGTATTTCTGGAGCTATCCAGCATTTAGCAGGTATCAATGCCTCTAAAACCAAAGTAGTCATTAACAATGATCCGGAAGCCCCTTTCTTTAAGGCTGCTGACTATGGTATAGTAGGTGATGCCTTTGAAATCGTTCCCGAATTGAATGAGAAATTAAAGGCATTCAAAGCGAGTAATAGCTAATTAAAGCCTTCTTTATAATTACGAGGTCGTTTAATTTGGAGTAAAAACTCCGCTTTAAACGGCCTTTTTTAATATTTTTGCTGGATGAGTCTTGTGCGCCTAAATATAAAAGGAATATCCTACAGTCAGACCCAAAACGGGGCCTACGCGCTGATCCTGAGCGAGGTAGAAGGCGAGCGTAAGCTGCCTGTGGTTATCGGTGCCTTTGAAGCCCAATCCATCGCGATCGCACTGGAAAAGGAGATCAGACCCCCACGACCATTGACGCATGACCTGTTTAAGAATTTTGCCGATCGCTTTCAGATCGTGATCAAACAAGTGATCATTCATAAGTTAGTGGATGGGGTGTTCTATTCAAGCATCATTTGTGAACGTGATCAAATTGAAGAGATCATTGATGCCCGCACCAGTGACGCCATCTCTCTGGCTTTGCGCTTTGACGCGCCCATCTTCACCTATAAGAACATCTTAGATAAGGCCGGAATCTACCTTAAAGGTCAAGAGAGCAATGAGGATGACGAAAAACAGGAAGACCTGTTGGTAGAAGAACTTTTGATGGAAGAAGAAGGTAGTGGCAGTGATCTTAAGAAATTATCCCTTCAGGAACTCAATGCACAACTCGATCAGGCCGTGGCTAATGAAGACTACGAAAAAGCGGCTAAAATACGTGATGAGATCTCAAAACGTAATTAACTCTCTACCCTAGCGGAATGCGTCTAACCTTACTTCTTGCCTTTTTTTTTAGTACGGCAACCTCCCTCGGACAAGAATTAGAAAATACCTGGATCAGTGAAACCTCCTCCAGTAGTTCCATAGCAGAACTAAGACTGGAGAACGGACGCTTTTCCTACGACCTAAAAACCCAGGACAGCATAACCTATTCGGGCGATTACCTAAAACAAGATCAACTCCTGGTTTTTTTTCATAGCAGTCCGACGGACAGCATCAGTCGATTCCGCATCGATACCTTGAGTGCTGCCTCCCTCATCTTGCGCGACGGCACCCAAGAGCTCCCCTTTAATGCAGCCAGCGGGCTACCTTTGGTGGATGCACCGGCCGAGTCTTTAGAAAGTCCAAGTATCGTTCCTTCACAAGGCTTTTCTCTGGAAAGTCTTTGGCGCGGGGTGCTGGGCATGATCTCCTTACTATTGCTGGCATTTCTCTTCAGTTCCAATCGGAGAGCGATCAATTGGCGCACCGTAGGCCTGGGTCTGGCTTTTCAATTGATCATCGCTATTGGTGTGCTTAAGGTTCCCTTTATTGAAAGCATTTTCGATTTTGTAGGCAGCATCTTTGTAAAGGTTTTAGAATTTACATTAGCGGGCAGCGACTTCTTGTTTCAGGGATTGGTGAGTGACACCAGTACCTTTGGCTATATTTTTGCCTTTCAGGTACTTCCAACCATCTTGTTCTTTTCTGCGCTGACCTCTGTGCTTTACTACTTTGGTATCATTCAAAAGGTGGTGAAGGCCTTTGGCTGGTTGCTGTCCAGACTATTAAAGATCTCGGGAGCTGAAAGTTTGAGCGTAGCCGGAAACATCTTTTTGGGGCAAACAGAAGCCCCGCTGCTCATCAAGGCCTATCTGGAAAAGATGAACAAATCGGAAATCCTACTGGTCATGATCGGTGGGATGGCCACCGTAGCCGGAGCCGTATTGGCCGCATACATCGGATTTTTAGGGGGTGACGATCCGGCCCTACGCCTCGTATTTGCCAAACACCTTTTAGCGGCTTCAGTCATGGCGGCTCCGGGAGCAATCGTAATTTCTAAGATCTTATACCCCCAGACCGAAGAAGTAAATACCGATGTGAAAGTCTCTTCAGATAAAATTGGGGCCAATGTGTTGGATGCTATCGCAAACGGAACTACGGAAGGCCTCCGACTGGCCGTCAATGTTGGAGCCATGCTTCTCGTATTCGTGGCCTTTATCGCCATGGTCAATGGAATTTTAAACGGGATAGCCAGTTTTGATGGAATTACGATAAGCTCCATGAACATCCAATGGGAGTTCACTTCGCTTAATACCGTAATTGCTGAGCATACCGACTATGACAGCTTATCGCTTGAGTTTATTCTGGGCTATACTTTTGCCCCGTTAATGTGGTTGATAGGTGTGGCTGAGGAAGACATGATGATGATGGGCCAACTCTTAGGAATCAAACTTGCGGCCAGCGAATTTGTAGGCTACATCCAATTAGCCGATTTAAAAAATACGGCCAATGCGGTGCATTTGAATTATGAGAAATCCATCATCATGGCGACCTATATGCTCTGTGGCTTCGCCAATTTTGCTTCCATCGGAATTCAGATAGGAGGGATAGGCTCCCTGGCTCCGGGCCAACGTACGCAGCTTTCCCGTTTTGGCTTGAAAGCCCTCATTGGCGGTTCCATTGCTTCCCTGATATCTGCCACCATCGCCGGAATGATCATCGGATAGTCTCACCTAAATCATAAAAAAACCGATCTACTGCATCGTAGACCGGCTTCGCTGTTTTAAGTGTTAATTCGCTTAAGAATCTAACTTCGTGGCTCGCTTGGTGTAGGTTTCTTTACCTGTTTTAATGGTAATCCTAAAATCCTTTTTAGCAACCTCGCTAAAGTCGAAGACCTTACCGATAATCACCTCATCATTGATGGTTTCTGAATACACCAATTCATTGTTGTTGTCATAGATCTTAATCACCACCTTTTCCTTCTTCAGGTTCAGGTAATTTAAATACACCCTGTCATTCTTTTCGCGTAAGCTAGGCTCCGCTTTCACGATCTTATCCGTGTCTGGTTGAGTAGTTGTTGCCTCAGTCGCTGCTGCCTGCAGGGTACCTACCAAGGTTAAGGCAGCCAAACTTTTCATTACATTTTTCATATTCGTTGTTTTTTGATTACCCTCCAAAACTACCTGTAATCACGGCCTTAGAAAAGCGCTAAATTTTCCATTATATGTTCTATTTTCTCAATTAACGTTATTTTAAGACCATCCTATGTTAATTTAGAACATATTTCGGTTAATTTAAACCACTTGTTCCCTTTAGCTTCGGCTTAACTTTAAATAAGTACTATTTATGAAAGAAACCGTGGCCCTTCAAAAACCTACTTTAGAATCGATTAAGCCCAGTTTTGGACACTCCTTTACCTGTACGTGGTTTGATGCCGATCATCAAAACAACAATCAAACCTGGCATTAT includes:
- a CDS encoding bifunctional nuclease family protein, which gives rise to MSLVRLNIKGISYSQTQNGAYALILSEVEGERKLPVVIGAFEAQSIAIALEKEIRPPRPLTHDLFKNFADRFQIVIKQVIIHKLVDGVFYSSIICERDQIEEIIDARTSDAISLALRFDAPIFTYKNILDKAGIYLKGQESNEDDEKQEDLLVEELLMEEEGSGSDLKKLSLQELNAQLDQAVANEDYEKAAKIRDEISKRN
- a CDS encoding nucleoside transporter C-terminal domain-containing protein, coding for MRLTLLLAFFFSTATSLGQELENTWISETSSSSSIAELRLENGRFSYDLKTQDSITYSGDYLKQDQLLVFFHSSPTDSISRFRIDTLSAASLILRDGTQELPFNAASGLPLVDAPAESLESPSIVPSQGFSLESLWRGVLGMISLLLLAFLFSSNRRAINWRTVGLGLAFQLIIAIGVLKVPFIESIFDFVGSIFVKVLEFTLAGSDFLFQGLVSDTSTFGYIFAFQVLPTILFFSALTSVLYYFGIIQKVVKAFGWLLSRLLKISGAESLSVAGNIFLGQTEAPLLIKAYLEKMNKSEILLVMIGGMATVAGAVLAAYIGFLGGDDPALRLVFAKHLLAASVMAAPGAIVISKILYPQTEEVNTDVKVSSDKIGANVLDAIANGTTEGLRLAVNVGAMLLVFVAFIAMVNGILNGIASFDGITISSMNIQWEFTSLNTVIAEHTDYDSLSLEFILGYTFAPLMWLIGVAEEDMMMMGQLLGIKLAASEFVGYIQLADLKNTANAVHLNYEKSIIMATYMLCGFANFASIGIQIGGIGSLAPGQRTQLSRFGLKALIGGSIASLISATIAGMIIG